The sequence CATCTCGCCCGACTGCATCCCGAAATCGTCGTTGAACTTGGCGATGTCGAACGCGCCGCCGGTGGCTTGCCAGTAGAGGTCGAAATTGCGGCACATGCCCTCGACCGCTTTCTCGTTCAGCTCGCGCACATACTCCGGCTCGGTCATCAGGGTCACCATCCAGTCATCGAACCCACCGTCGCCGGAGCCGAAAAACAACTCCACCTGGGGCAGTTCGCCCACCACGGCGTAACCGGAGCCTCGCCAGAGCGCGGCCTGGGCCTCCAGGTGACTCAGCTCGGTCTCGGGCAGCTCGGGGATGCTCCAGCGCTCAGGGTCCACATGCGCCGCTCCGGGTCCCTTGACCAGCTTGTCGAAATAGTAGCCGCCCCGGGGCATGCGGGCCAGCGGCTCGCCGCCGGGCGAGCGGATCAGGAACGAGCCGTCCGGCTCCACCTCCGGCTGAAACGTGGCGGGCGCCTTGACCCGGGTGCCGTCGCACAGCACCCAGTCGCGCTCGCCCTCCTCCGGCAGGCCGAACGACACCGCGTGCATCCGAAGGGCGACAACATCCGAGTGCATCCGTTCGCGCACCGGCGGCTCGACCTCGGCCAGCATCTGGTAGAGGTCGAACACGTAGGTCCGTCCCCCGCCGATCCCGAGATGTCGCTTGAGCGCATGGTAGGCCGAGGCCATTATCCCGCTCTGGCGGGTGGCCCCGAAATCGATCGGCAGGCGGTCGGGGGTGCGGTGCTCCACCGCGGCCAGGACACGCTCGCGTGAGTTCATCTTCTGTTCTCCTCAGTCTCCGGAATGCGAAATGAAAATACCGGCCGGAAGCGATGCCGGCTCCAGTCAAAGCCGGCTCAAGCCAACCCGGCCGGGTGATTCAGTCCCGTCCCAGGAAAAATTTCATCTTCCAGGCGCCGTCCGGCTGCTTTTCGAACCCGGTTCGCCAGTCCACCGCGCCCCGGCAGAAACGCTTGGCCAGGAAACCCTGGCCATCCCCGGGCAGGACCACGCAGGCCCAGGCCGAGTTCCCGTCCCACGGCTGGAGCAGGCGGACGATCTCCCAGGAGAGCTGTCCGGCCAGCGGAGCGCGCTCATCCGGTGTCTTGTGCACCGGGGCCTGGGCGGCGGTGACGGCGATATAGGATTCCCCATCCAGCTCCTTGGGCCAGGAAAAGGGCACATAGGGCGCGGCGAACAGCCCCGGCCGGATGAACCCGCCTCCCTGGGCCAGAAGGGTGTCCAGCACGCCCCAGAACGGGCTGTCCTTCCGCTGGAGCTGAAGTTTCTCCGTCAGCCCCGCCGTGCCCTTGAACGGCTCGAAGCTGTAGAACACCTCGGGCGAAAGGCAGGCGTAGATCACCGAGGCGTCTTTCGCCCTGACCGCTGCAACCAGGCTTTTCCTGAAAGCCAGGAACGAGGAATCCTGCGCCGCCTGGTCCAGGAAAGGCAGTGGACGGCGCCCGGCGGGGCCCTGGGCGGCCAGGGGGCGAAACAAGCCTGCACACAGGCTGGCCAGAAGGATCAGCGATAGCAGCCGGCCTAATCCGTGACGATCCATAAAGGTTCCTCCCTGCATGTTTTCAAAGCTTAGGCCGCCAATCGAACGCGGGGCAGACAAAAAGAGGAAACAGGGCCTCGTGATGAAAATTCCGTTCCCGCGTTCAAGGCGGACTAACCTGAAAAAGGCCGCCCTTTGCGGGCGGCCTTTTCCTTATCTCACAACGGTCTCGGACTCACCCGATTTGTTTCAGCACAGCATGATACCGCTCGATGTCCTCTTTGGCCGGCTTGGCGGTGAACGTACTCACCACCAGCACGGTCATAAGGTTCACCATCACGCCCCAGAACCCGTAATGGATCCCCAGCGGGCTGGTCTTGAACGGCAAGCCGAACCAGGCGGGCTTGAACGTGACCAGCAGCACCGCCATGCCCAGCACGATCCCCCAGATCGTGGCCGCGCGGGTCTGGCCGCGCCACCACAGCGGCCCGATCAGGGCCGGGAACATCTGCATCGCCACTGCCATCGAGATCAGCCCGATCTGCACGATCATGCCGATATCCGGCTGGATCGCGATCCAGAGCGAGACCACGCTGGCCAGGGAGATCAGGAAACGCGCCACCCAGACCAGCTCGCTTTGGCCCGCGTTGCGTCGGAAGAACGGCACGTAGAGATCCTGGGTGATCAGCGCGGCGAACGAGTGCAGGTTGCCGTTGGCCGTGCTCATGGCCGCGGCCATGATCGTGGTGACAAAGAAACTGGCCAGCACCAGGGGCAGGTACTTGTGCAGTATCTCCAGGAACACCGTGTCCGGGGTGACATCCGGGAACAGCACCCGTCCGCCCAGGCCGATGAAAGCCGTGCCGAACACGTAGCAGGCAGTGAGCACGACCGCGAAGATCAGCATGCTGCGCAGCAGGGCCGAGGGGCCCTTGGCGCTGTAGTAGCGCATCCACTGGCTGGGCGAGGCCATGGTGCCGAAACTTGCCACCAGGGTGAAAGTGAAGATGTACATCACCGGGTACATCCCGGCCGGCCCGGGCAGGGTGATGAAACTGTCCTTCGGGATCGTGTCGGTCTGGATAGCCGCCACCTGATGGAACAAGCCCTCGACCCCGCCCAGCAGGTACACCGTGATTATCCCGCCCAGCAGCATCCCGATCACCAGCAGCCCGCCCTGGAACACGTTGGTCCAGCAGACCGCCCGCATCCCGCCCATGATCGTGTAGACCATGGTGATCGAGGCCAGGAACACCGCCCCGGCGATGAAGCTGGTCGTGGTGTAGGAGCCGAGTGTCACCATGCCGCCGGAAAGATGGAAGAACCCCAGGTGCACATCGCTCGTTTTGGTTATCACGTCGAACAGGT is a genomic window of bacterium containing:
- a CDS encoding sodium:solute symporter family protein, with product MTPLIVISIYILITFIIGLVAWWRGRVTASDFYIAGRSQGFIVTALAIMATFFSSFAMLGAPGMLYKGGIGFVFFMLNVPICGALIWILGKPLWALGKRFGYITPSDLVADYYQSDALRVLISLLGIVYVIPYAVIQFQGGGYLFDVITKTSDVHLGFFHLSGGMVTLGSYTTTSFIAGAVFLASITMVYTIMGGMRAVCWTNVFQGGLLVIGMLLGGIITVYLLGGVEGLFHQVAAIQTDTIPKDSFITLPGPAGMYPVMYIFTFTLVASFGTMASPSQWMRYYSAKGPSALLRSMLIFAVVLTACYVFGTAFIGLGGRVLFPDVTPDTVFLEILHKYLPLVLASFFVTTIMAAAMSTANGNLHSFAALITQDLYVPFFRRNAGQSELVWVARFLISLASVVSLWIAIQPDIGMIVQIGLISMAVAMQMFPALIGPLWWRGQTRAATIWGIVLGMAVLLVTFKPAWFGLPFKTSPLGIHYGFWGVMVNLMTVLVVSTFTAKPAKEDIERYHAVLKQIG